The DNA window aagagtagcccccgctcaccgcaactggagaaagcccgcgcacagcaacgaaggctcaacacagccaaaatatttaaaaaaaaaaaaaaaaaaaaaaaggacggcATGGAGTGATCATGGCCTGTCGAGACCATGGGCTGCCTGAGGGGGTGTGTCCTAGAGCTAGGCCCTCTTGGGCTCGGTCTCCCTGGGGTCTGGAACAGGAGTGGGTGCACCTGAGTGGGTCTCCCCCCTTCCCTCAGGGGGTCCCAACTAAGCCTGGAGatctgggtggggatggggagagccCCCAGACTGAGAGAGTCTGGGGTGTCCCGGAGGCCAGAGCTGGCTTCTAGGTACCTAACAAGCCACCACCCTCCCAGAGTGGCCCTGTCAGCTGGGCCCCCTGAGGGGGGGTGCCCAGGCCAAGGTACCAACCTGGGGAGCCCAGGCCTGCCGTGCCCACAGTGGGGCCAGAGCTGGCGGCGCTTCACCAGCATGGCCAGCAGCAGCAACACGAGGATCTGAAaggagagcacagaggagggctCGGGTGCCCAGGCCTTCCCTGAGGGGCTGAGTCAGAGCACTCGATCCCAGGACCCCCTACCCCACAGCGCACACTCCTGCAGCAACTGGGGACTGGCTAGGAGGTGACAGAACTTTGAAAGGTTGGTCTGCATCCTGGTTTGGGTCCCCACCCTGGGAGAACTCCCGGTACCCACTCCCATATTTGGGCCCCCCGAGTATCCCTTCACCAGCGCCAGCAAAGAACACACATCCCCCTGTTCAGGCTGGCGGTAGGCGGCAAGCCAGTTGGGACTCACCGACAGCACGACCAGGCAGGCGTGGTAGAGGCCAGGTGGCACGCTGGGGTGGCAGGAGGGCACCAGCCTGCAGAGCGAGTGAAGGCTGGGTCAGGCCGAGGTAGGGAAACCCCAGGTGTGCAGCCCAGTCTGGGGTTCCAGGCTGTCTATACTGGGGCTCCACCTACCACCTCCCTTGACCCTCTGATCTCTCCTAGACAGTTCACCTTCTCAGGGCCGTTCCGGGCCTCTCATGACCCTGTAGTGTGCCGGTCCCATGCCCAGCTCTGAGGTTACAGGGCTGAAGGAGACAGGGGGCTCCCAGGGGAAGACATGGGAGAAACAGAATGGGCCAGCTTGGCCTTTCTATCCATCAAGGCCCActtcattcctccctcctccaggaagcctccctgacTGCTCCAGGCCTCAGATCTCTCCTCAAAACTGTGGCTGAGCATACTGCCTGGGTCCGGCAATCAGCAATTGGTACTATAATTTGTCCTTTACTCACTGGAATCCAAGTTTGGTCTATGTCTCTGACTGGAATGATCTACCTTGGTCTTCCAGGATTTATGTCTCTTCTTTACCTGTTTTATTAAGGGCTGAGTCACGTGGCAGAGAAAGGTATCAGGTAGGAGCCCTGAGCTCAGGGCTGGACGTGAACCTGGGAGAGCTGATAGGACTGGGTTCCTGAGGGAGGGGTAGACCTCTGGGTTTGCCCAGTTGGAGCCTGGGAGCACCAGAAGGAGGTAAGCAGTGTGGGCAAGGCCACCaagttctggtgggtgaggcttcAGAGGAAGCCCTGCAGCTGGGCCCTCCCTGCCGCAGGCAGGGCTCACCCACCCAGCTGGGCTCCTTCCTGCTGTGTGGAAAAGAGGGATCCCAAGGGTGAGCCTGAGTACTCTGTGCTGGAACAGCCCTACCTCCCTGAACTTGGAAATCCCAGAGAGTGAGAAGCAGGAAAGAACCCGGTCACATGGGTTTGTCCTTGGCGTGGAGGGATAGAAGAAGTCTGTTCTGTGCAATTTCTTGGCCAGGGCAGAGCCAGCCTCTTCCCAAAGCAGTAGAGTAGGTGTCATGTAGGGGATCAGGTTCCTGCTGTCTGAGCTCAGGCCTCACACTCCCCACTTGCAACTCTGAGGCATTTTACTCAAGTATGTGGGGTGGGGTTTGGGTGAGGCAGGGCCCCTCACCAGCCCCAAGAGTTCAGAACCACCACTCCAGTCCCTCTCAGCCTGCATCTCGTCACCTGACAAAGTCCTACTCAATCCTGCGCCCCCCACCAGGCCCAGCCAGGGCAGGGGCTCCGCAAACTGTCCCTGGAGCAGCCTGACCATTTCCCACTCACCCCAGACCAGGAGCCACCCTCACCTCCATGGACCCCCTCCAGGGCCCTGTCTGGGGGCATCTCTGGCCCTTTCTGTACCACCCAGGGCCCCCCATCTACCCTTTACTTAGCTCAGTTTGGCTGAGGCTCATGGACCCTCAAATGTTTGAGGTCTGAGCGACAGAAATTTGGCTGAGCAAATGTTTGGCTGACAGCTCGTGGACCCATGTTTTGTGCCGTGGGACAGGCAGGAtggcacagacacagagaacgctatgccagggagggtgggagcttGATCCTTGAGGGGGCACAAGCAGATGCTAAAGGAtgcagaaaagggagagaaatttGGGGCAAGGCCTCAGAGGGGGTGGTATTTGAGTTTGAAAGATGGTGGCATCTCTTTAGGCAAataaggggcaagggagctccaTGTAGAGGAAAGAGTGACAGGCAGTAGACAGCGTGGCTGGGGCCAGGCAAGATTTTCAGCTTGATTACAGTGCAGAGAGCCGGTAACAGCACGCATGGGAGGCACTAGGGAGCCACTGAGGGCGTTTGAGCAGGacagtgttctggattttaggAGATTTCTGTAGCTAGAtttgaataacaacaacaacagtaactaGTATTTACTAAGCATTGAGTAAGTGCCAGGCACCTTCTACGTATTAACTCAGTCAATTACCTAAGAGGTGGGTGCTATTAGTATC is part of the Physeter macrocephalus isolate SW-GA unplaced genomic scaffold, ASM283717v5 random_3172, whole genome shotgun sequence genome and encodes:
- the LOC112063101 gene encoding receptor for retinol uptake STRA6-like, with amino-acid sequence MSTQAAGNQTSSGATDDEDSYGSWYIDEPQGGQELEPEGLVPSCHPSVPPGLYHACLVVLSILVLLLLAMLVKRRQLWPHCGHGRPGLP